From the genome of Bradyrhizobium sp. ORS 278:
CATCGGGGCTCTCAAGACCAGGAGGATGGCAATTCTTGGCCGCGGCAATTGGCCGGGAATCTCGACCGCGACCGCTGGCCATGCCGCACCGTGAAATCAATCCGGGCAGAAATCAACCCGGGCCGCTTGCGTCAGGTCAAGTGACGTGCGGCGTCCAAAGTGCTACACATTGTTGGAATACCAACAAATCAATCCGGCTCACCGGCCAGCTCAAGGAGCCAGCACCCCATGGCGATCAAATTCGGGCGCCCGATCGATGTGCGCGACGTCGCGCGTAACCCCGCCGCGGGAACACCACCGGTGCTCGATTTGACCATCCGCCCCCGGCGAAACCGCAAGGCGGAATGGGCCCGCCGCCTGGTCCGCGAAAACGTCCTGACCACCGACGATCTGATCTGGCCGCTGTTCGTCGTACAAGGCGACCGGACCCGCAGCACCGTCGCGTCCATGCCCGGCGTCGAGCGGCTGAGCGTCGACGAGATCGTGCGCGACGCCGAGCGCGCCGCCAAGCTCGATATTCCCTGTATCGCGCTGTTCCCCTACACCGAGCCGTCGCTGCGCGACGAGCACGGCTCGGAGGCCTGCAATCCCGACAATCTGGTTTGCCAGGCGGTGCGCGCGATCAAGAAGGAGTTCCCGGAGATCGGCGTGCTCTGCGACGTGGCGCTGGACCCGTTTACCAGCCATGGCCATGACGGGCTGATCAAGGACGGCCGCATCCTGAATGACGAGACCGTCGCGGTGCTGGTGCGCCAGGCGCTGGTTCAGGCCGAGGCCGGCTGCGACATCATCGCGCCATCGGACATGATGGACGGCCGCGTTGGCGCGATCCGTCAGGCGCTGGACCAGTCGGGCTTCCTCGACGTGCAGATCATGGCTTATGCGGCCAAATATGCCTCCGCCTTCTACGGCCCGTTCCGCGACGCGATCGGCTCGGCCAAGACGCTGACCGGCGACAAGCGCACCTACCAGATGGACAGCGCCAACACCGATGAGGCGCTGCGCGAGGTCGAGCTCGACATCGCCGAAGGCGCCGACATGGTGATGGTGAAGCCGGGCATGCCCTATCTCGACGTCGTCCGCCGCGTGAAGGACACCTTCAGCATGCCGACCTTCGCCTATCAGGTATCGGGCGAATACGCGATGATTGCCGCGGCCGCCAACAATGGCTGGATCGACGGTGACCGGGCCATCATGGAGAGCCTGCTGGCTTTCAAGCGCGCCGGCGCAGATGGTGTCCTCACCTATTTCGCGCCGCAGGCCGCCGAGCGGTTGCGCCGGCAGAGCTAATCCCCGGACACGTCGCGGCGGACATTGACCCCGCCGCGAGGCTCGCCGCCGTCAGAAAATCGCGAGACCGCCGAAAATTTGCCGCGGGCGTTGCAAGGATCGCCCCTTGCAAGCGCACGCCGTGTTCCCATGTCCTGTTAGCCAATTCGGGAGGGTACTTCGATGGCGTATACGGGCCCCGGCAATGGCGGCGGCTGGTCCAGCGGCGGGCCCGGCGTACGGCCGCATGCCTACGATCCCGCTGAGCAGCCGGAGCTGTTTCGCGGCGTGCTGATGCGGCGATCGATCGCGTTCCTGATCGATCTCTTGGTGCTCTCGGTGCCGGTGATCCTGGCGCTGATCTTCATCTTCCTGTTCGGCGTGGTCACCCTCGGCCTCGGCTGGGCCCTGTTCTGGCTGGTGTCGCCGGCCTCCGTGGTCTGGGCGATCGTCTACTACGGCGCCACCATCGGCGGCCCGAACTCGGCCACGATCGGCATGCGAATGATGGATCTGCAGTTGCGGACCTGGTACGGCGCACCGGGCTATTTTGTGCTCGGTGCCGTGCATGCGGTCTGCTTCTGGATTTCGGTTTCCGTGCTGTCACCGCTGGTGTTGCTGATCGGGCTCTTCAACGGACGCCGCCGCCTGCTGCACGACTTCGTGCTTGGCACGGTCGTGATCAACACATCGGTACGGGCGCAACTCGGCGAACCCGCGCGTATGTGGTGAGACCTGAGGTGGCGCATCAAAAGCGATTGACCGGCCGTCTTCGGAGCGCAATTCTGTTCACGTTCACCGTTTCACGTTCCTCTTGTTTCACGTCCGCTTTGGAGGCTCGCGACATTCCTTGACCCAACATTCGCGTGACACCCCGCAATTTTACCTGACCGCCCCCTCCCCCTGCCCCTATCTCCCCGGGCGTCAGGAGCGGAAGGTGTTCACGCATCTGGTCGGCGACAAAGCCACCGACCTCAACGATCTCCTGACCCATGGCGGCTTCCGCCGCAGCCAGTCGATCGCCTACCGTCCGGCCTGCGACCAGTGCCGCGCCTGCGTCTCGGTCCGCGTGATCGCCAACGAATTCCGTCCCTCGCGCAATTTCCGCAAGGTGCTCGCGCGCAATTCCGACCTTGTCGGCGAGCAACGCAGCGCCGTTCCGACCTCGGAGCAATATTCGATCTTCCGCAGCTATCTCGATCAGCGCCACCGGCACGGCGGCATGGCCGACATGACCGTGCTCGACTATGCGATGATGGTCGAGGACAGCCATGTCGAGACGCGCATCATCGAGTACCGCCGCCGCAACCTCAGCAACGGGCCGAATGCGCGCGGCGGCGAGCTGGTGGCGGTGGCTCTGACCGACGTGCTCAGTGATGGGCTGTCGATGGTGTATTCGTTCTTCGACCCCTCGGAGACGACGCGCTCGCTCGGCACATTCATGATCCTCGACCACATCGCCCGCGCACGGCGCCAAGGGCTGCCTTACGTCTATCTCGGCTACTGGATCGAAGGCTCGAAAAAGATGGACTACAAGAGCCGCTATCTGCCGCAGCAGCGCCTGGCGGCTGCCGGCTGGCTCCGCGTCGAGGCAGAGGGCGGACCAGCGCCGGAGCCGCAGGAGTGACAAGGGGCGAGTAGCGGTTCCTATGCCCTACTCCCCATCCGCCTCTCTTCATCCCGCCGCGAGATCCCATACCAGCTTGGCGTTGAGCACGATGATCGCCACGGCGATTGCGCCGGCGATGGCCGTCAACCAGCGCGGCGCCACGAACTGGCCCATCTTCGAGCGGCTCGCCGTGATCAGAACCAGCGGCACGACGGCGAACGGCAGCTGCAGGCTGAGCACGACCTGACTGAGAATCAGAAGCTGTCCGGTGGCCTTTTCGCCGGCCCAGATCGTCACGACAACGGCTGGCACGATCGCGATCATCCGCGTGATCAGGCGGCGCAGCCACGGCGCGATCCGCCATTGCAGGAAGCCCTCCATCACGATCTGGCCAGACAGCGTGGCAGTGATCGTCGAGTTCAGGCCACAGCACAGCAGCGCGATGGCAAACAGCGTCGGCGCGAGCGTCGATCCCAGCAGCGGCGCCAGGAACGCATGCGCCTGGTCGAGCTCGGCGACGTCGTGCTGTCCGGTCTTGTGGAATGTGGCCGCGGCCAGGATCAGAATCGAGGCGTTGATGGTGAGCGCCAGACACAACGCGATCGTCGAATCGATCGTCGAGAGCGTGATCGCCTCGCGCTTCTCCTCCGGGCTATCGCCATAGCCGCGGGTCTGCACCAGCCCGGAATGGAGATAGAGATTGTGCGGCATCACGGTCGCGCCGAGAATGCCGAGCGCCAGATACAGCATTTCGGGATTGGCGATCAGCTGGCCGCTCGGAACGAAGCCCTTGATCACCTGCGCCCAGTCCGGCTGCGCCATCGCGATCTGGATTGCGAAGCACAGCGCGATGATTCCGAGCAGCGCAACCACGAAAGCCTCGATCCAGCGAAAGCCGAACGCCTGCAGCGCCAGGATCAGGAAGACATCGAGCGCGGTGACGCAGACGCCGATCGACAGCGGCAGCCCGAACAGGAGGCTGAGCCCGATCGCGGTGCCGATGACCTCGGCCAGATCGGTCGCAGTGATTGCGATCTCCGCAGACAGCCATAACGGCACCGAGACCCAGCGCGGCGTCGAGTCGCGACAGGCCTGCGCCAGGTCGCGCCCGGTTGCGACACCCAGCCGGGTGCATAGCGACTGCAGCACGATGGCCATCAGATTGGAGAGCAGCGCGACGGAGAGCAGCACGTAGCCGAATTTGGAACCGCCGGCGAGCGACGTCGCCCAATTGCCGGGGTCCATGTAGCCCACGGCCACGAGATAACCAGGCCCGAGAAAGGCTATCAGCTTCCGCCACAGCGAACCTTTGGCGGAGGTTCGAACCGACGCGAACATGTTGCCCAGCGACGGCTCGCCGCGCGCGTTGCGCCACCCGTCGGTCATCAAGCCGTCACCCGGCGAAACCATGGCATGGAGTTGCGAAAGGTCTGGCGATTTGGCGTCCATCGCACCATCCTGAACGAAGCCGACCTTTAATGCAACTTATTTGCAAAAGCGGCTTGTGTGAATGATGCCGTCCATGGACCAGTGGAAATATTCCCATACCGCTCCATCATCGGGACCGCTGGCTCTTGCCGATTCGTGCGTGGCGCGAAGACGGCGCCTCGGCGACGACCGGCCCTATTTTCCCAATGACGGGATCCAACATGCTCGCACCTCAACTCGGTCTCCGGCCCGTTTCGAACGCATCCGTGCCCTGCAAGATCTGTGACGGTCCTGCCGACCTCTATGGCGTCGTCGACATGAATCGCCCCTGCCAGACCGCGCAGGCGCATCGGGTCTCGCTGACCGGCGTACCGATCTATTACCGCCGCTGCGCCGATTGCGGCTTCCTGTTCACGGACGCCTTTGACGACTGGAGCATCGAGCAGTTCAAGACCCACATCTACAACGACGGCTATGAAGCCGTGGATCCAGACTATCGGATCAAGCGGCCCACCGACAATGCGGCGGCCGTGGCGCGCTTCTGGGCGCCGCATAAAGCTGGCATGCGTGTGCTCGACTTCGGCGGCGGCAACGACGTGTTCTGCACCAGCCTGCGCGCCCATGGTTTCGCCGAAGCCGTCACCTACGATCCGATGGTGCCGGAGCATGCGACCCGCCCCGAAGGCCGATACGATCTGGTGACCTGCTTCGAGACGCTCGAGCATGTGCCCGATCCGCTGGCCGCGATCGGCGCGATGGCGGCCTGCGTGGCCGAGCCGGGTGCGGTGTTCTACTCGACATTGACCCAGCCGGACGACTTCGACACTCAAGGCATGTCCTGGTGGTACATCGGCCCGCGCAACGGCCACATCTCGATCTACACCAAGCATGCGCTGGCGCTGGCTTGGCACAAGTTCGGCTTCAAGACCGCGCCGCTGAATGCCGGCACGCATCTGGCGTTCCGTACCTTGCCCGAGCAATGGGGACTCGCGGAAGCGCCGACAGCGGGCTGAGCGGACGGCGACGGCTCTGATCGGAAAGCGGGTGGGCGCGAGGGCCCGCCGCGCTGATGATGGCCGCATCATCACCTCAGGTCCCCCGACATGCCGCCGTCCTCTGCCCTGCCCGCCAAATTTCATCGTCTCGCCTGGTCCAACCTCACAGCACAATCTGCCGAGCAGATCGCACTCGCCGCCGCGCCGATCGTCGCCGTGCTGGCGCTCGGGGTCGGCGAGGGCGAGACCGGAATCCTGCAAACCGCACTGACTGCACCGTTCGTGCTGTTCGCCATCCCGGCCGGCCTGCTCGCCGACCGCATGCCGCGACGGCTGCTGATGGCTGCCGCCGAAGCGCTGCGCGCGCTGGCGCTGCTCGCGATCCTCATGGCCTTCGCGGCCGGTGTCCTCACTTTGCCGCTGCTCGCCACCCTTGGATTTGCGGCGGTGTGTGGCACCGTCGTGTTCAGCGTCGCCGCGCCCGCTCTGGTGCCGAGCCTGGTTTCCCCCGCGCAACTGGCCGCGGCCAATGCGCGGATCGAGCTGGCTCGCACCGTTGCCTTCGCGGCCGGGCCCGCGGTCGGCGGCATGCTGGTCGGATGGATCGGCGTCGCGCCCGCCTTCGGCGTCGCCGCCGCGCTGTCGCTGATCGCCACCCTGTGCCTCGCCGGCATCACCGAGCCGGTCCGCCCCCCGGCGCCGCGCCGCCATCCGTTCGCCGACATCCGCGAGGGCGCCGCGTTCGTCTTGAACCATTCGCTGCTGCGGCCGGTGTTCGTGACACAGTTCATCTTCAACACGGCGCACTTCCTGCTGCTCGCGGTGTTCGTGCCCTATGCGGTGCACCGGCTCGGCCTGTCGGCGGGCGGCGTCGGCACGGTGCTGTCGATGTTCGGCGT
Proteins encoded in this window:
- the hemB gene encoding porphobilinogen synthase encodes the protein MAIKFGRPIDVRDVARNPAAGTPPVLDLTIRPRRNRKAEWARRLVRENVLTTDDLIWPLFVVQGDRTRSTVASMPGVERLSVDEIVRDAERAAKLDIPCIALFPYTEPSLRDEHGSEACNPDNLVCQAVRAIKKEFPEIGVLCDVALDPFTSHGHDGLIKDGRILNDETVAVLVRQALVQAEAGCDIIAPSDMMDGRVGAIRQALDQSGFLDVQIMAYAAKYASAFYGPFRDAIGSAKTLTGDKRTYQMDSANTDEALREVELDIAEGADMVMVKPGMPYLDVVRRVKDTFSMPTFAYQVSGEYAMIAAAANNGWIDGDRAIMESLLAFKRAGADGVLTYFAPQAAERLRRQS
- a CDS encoding RDD family protein, whose protein sequence is MAYTGPGNGGGWSSGGPGVRPHAYDPAEQPELFRGVLMRRSIAFLIDLLVLSVPVILALIFIFLFGVVTLGLGWALFWLVSPASVVWAIVYYGATIGGPNSATIGMRMMDLQLRTWYGAPGYFVLGAVHAVCFWISVSVLSPLVLLIGLFNGRRRLLHDFVLGTVVINTSVRAQLGEPARMW
- a CDS encoding arginyltransferase, with protein sequence MTQHSRDTPQFYLTAPSPCPYLPGRQERKVFTHLVGDKATDLNDLLTHGGFRRSQSIAYRPACDQCRACVSVRVIANEFRPSRNFRKVLARNSDLVGEQRSAVPTSEQYSIFRSYLDQRHRHGGMADMTVLDYAMMVEDSHVETRIIEYRRRNLSNGPNARGGELVAVALTDVLSDGLSMVYSFFDPSETTRSLGTFMILDHIARARRQGLPYVYLGYWIEGSKKMDYKSRYLPQQRLAAAGWLRVEAEGGPAPEPQE
- a CDS encoding Nramp family divalent metal transporter, translating into MDAKSPDLSQLHAMVSPGDGLMTDGWRNARGEPSLGNMFASVRTSAKGSLWRKLIAFLGPGYLVAVGYMDPGNWATSLAGGSKFGYVLLSVALLSNLMAIVLQSLCTRLGVATGRDLAQACRDSTPRWVSVPLWLSAEIAITATDLAEVIGTAIGLSLLFGLPLSIGVCVTALDVFLILALQAFGFRWIEAFVVALLGIIALCFAIQIAMAQPDWAQVIKGFVPSGQLIANPEMLYLALGILGATVMPHNLYLHSGLVQTRGYGDSPEEKREAITLSTIDSTIALCLALTINASILILAAATFHKTGQHDVAELDQAHAFLAPLLGSTLAPTLFAIALLCCGLNSTITATLSGQIVMEGFLQWRIAPWLRRLITRMIAIVPAVVVTIWAGEKATGQLLILSQVVLSLQLPFAVVPLVLITASRSKMGQFVAPRWLTAIAGAIAVAIIVLNAKLVWDLAAG
- a CDS encoding class I SAM-dependent methyltransferase, with the translated sequence MLAPQLGLRPVSNASVPCKICDGPADLYGVVDMNRPCQTAQAHRVSLTGVPIYYRRCADCGFLFTDAFDDWSIEQFKTHIYNDGYEAVDPDYRIKRPTDNAAAVARFWAPHKAGMRVLDFGGGNDVFCTSLRAHGFAEAVTYDPMVPEHATRPEGRYDLVTCFETLEHVPDPLAAIGAMAACVAEPGAVFYSTLTQPDDFDTQGMSWWYIGPRNGHISIYTKHALALAWHKFGFKTAPLNAGTHLAFRTLPEQWGLAEAPTAG
- a CDS encoding MFS transporter encodes the protein MPPSSALPAKFHRLAWSNLTAQSAEQIALAAAPIVAVLALGVGEGETGILQTALTAPFVLFAIPAGLLADRMPRRLLMAAAEALRALALLAILMAFAAGVLTLPLLATLGFAAVCGTVVFSVAAPALVPSLVSPAQLAAANARIELARTVAFAAGPAVGGMLVGWIGVAPAFGVAAALSLIATLCLAGITEPVRPPAPRRHPFADIREGAAFVLNHSLLRPVFVTQFIFNTAHFLLLAVFVPYAVHRLGLSAGGVGTVLSMFGVGMVCGALLATRMLRRLPFGTVIGLGPVTGFAAALMMALTTFFPSPLLAALSFFMLGAGPILWVISTTTLRQSVTPAGLLGRVSAINILSYGARPAGSLLGAIVGGRYGADACLYLAAGIFGLQALIILTSPAVAIARQPEPQPA